aaaattgctaaaaagttatttaaacaattttaattttaaaaaactagctAAATTGTACcaaaaatgcatttgtttttagAATACATTGCTTTCTTGTCTTGGGAGGGTAAAAAGAgtcaattattttgttttcttttaatatctgggGTTATGACTTTATACGTAATATGTATTctggatattaaatttttttattgacattagAACGATTAGCTTTTAcctgataaaataataatctcttTACCAAGGAGCAgtttcttaaaccatagacagaccaacaattagaaaacatgACAACACCTTAGATGTTATCAGACAACAAAACAATGTAGCCTACCTTAGGTAAagtgtatttggggtgctaatacattcTCTTTACACAATCAGTCCCCGTACCAGATCTCtaagaccaattagggttcctagtgaccaaaatactaagtGACGACTCCCATTTCatttttccactaataaaagacaataaTTCCTTGTCTCCCTGTATTTGCTAAATAGAAAGATAATATAACACAATTTTAAGAGTTGATGTTTTCACCGTAACGCCGCACATGTGCAACATCCAAAATGGCCACCGATTGGAGAATGATCATAGGCTAAGATCTTTGGAATAAAGAGTGAAGCGGGATTCAAGTAAACCTTACATTTCTTAAACCATACACCATCTCGTAGGTGCAATGATTGATTGAGTGGAGAAGACCTTTTCTGtagcatatttttataaaaaataatccttgTGGACCTCCTTTTGAAGCAAGGACCATCAATCTGCCAAGGGTAATGAAAGAGACAAGAACTAGGATTGAACTACACGGGATAAGAAATCTGCACCTTGATTTTCAAGCCCGCGTTTATATTCAATCTTGTAATCGCAACGAAGCAATTTTGGCAGCCATCGTGTCTATGTAGGAGTATTTATCCATTGCTTCAACAAATACTTAAGACTCTTCTGGTCTGTGCAAACAGTAAATGATCTGCCCAGCAAGTAGGGATGTAATTTCTTAACAGCTTCAACAATGACCAACATCTCTTTCTTATAGGTGAACAAAAGCCAAGGCTGACCCTTTTAATGCTTCACTAAAATATGCCACTGACCAATTATTATGGGTTAGAGTTGGTAGAAGTGTAGAAGTTTGAAAGACATCTAATGGTGTAGTTAATGCTTTTTTGAGTTGTctaaaggccatctttgttgtCTCTGTCCAATGAAAGTCGTCTTTGTTCAAAAACTGTGTTAGAGGGGTTGCTATACCTCCAAAATGATGAATAAACTTCCGATAATATCCAATTAAACCAAGGAAGCCACACATTCTTTTTACTGTTGTTGGTTTCGGCAAATCCAACACAGTTTGTATTTTCATTGAATCAATTGATACACATTGTTTAGAGATTTGATGCCCCAAGTAGTCCACCTGTAAAATGtcgaaacaatatttttcttcttttgcaaaTAAAGAGTTAATGGACAAATGAGTAGTATAATTTACAAATGTATAAGGTggtctttttatgattttgaatacATAAGGATATcatcaaaaaacacaaataaacgTTTGAAAATAAGGACATAAGAGCTCATTTATGAGGCTTTGGAATGTTGCTGACGCATTAGTGAGGCCAAATAGCATCACTATAAACTCGTAATAACCTTCGTGAGTGAGAAAAGCTGTTTTAGGAATGCCTTCCTCTCGTACTCTTATTTGATGGTAGCCCAACTACAAATCCAATTTGGAGTAAATTTTTAATCCATAAAGCTCATCTAATAATTCATTAATCACAGGACTAAGATACTCATCTTTTATTGTGATATCATTCAAAGCACAATAATCTACTCAGAATCTCCAGGCTTTATCCAGCTTTTTCACTAATAAAACAAGGGAAGAGAACATATTGTTGCTTAGCCTTATCAGTCTAGTTTACAACAGCTCTTGCACCATTCTTTCAATCTCGATTTTCTGATAATATAGATATCTATAAGGCCTCATACTTATTGGTCCGGTTTAAAGTTGTAGTGGAATCTGGTGGTCATATGTCATTGAGGTGGTAAACCAGTAAGAGCTGCAAAGACTGAAGAATATTTAGCCAATAGTGAGCTCATTTCAGACGGGTAAGAAGGTGACTAGGcatttttttgttggtattaTTTGGAAGAACAATTCAACACCCTGCAATCCATAAAGCTCTTTGTTATACAAGGTTATGATGCTCGTTGGTCTAATTCCATGAAAAATATGAGAGGCACCTCCTTCTTTGAAAGACATGGTCAATTGTTTATAATCCATCTCTAACCAAGAGTTTCCAGCCATTGCACTGCCAACACTAATTGGCATGTTGCAACAGTCAAGATGTAGAAATTAGTTATGACTGGATATCCTTTTATGAAATTATGAGTGTTGCCACCATCTATTAGCAATATTACATTTTTATTCTTCAGCTTGCCTATAACACGCACAATTTGTGGATGGTCAGTTCTTGTCATGGTGTGGAAAAAAGTCTCAGGTATGACTTCATTCTCCACTAATTCGAGTTGGCCATTTATAGTGTCCTTACTGTATATGATTGAAGAATCCTAAATCATAAACAATTGTGGTTGTTGGCAACAGTGTCCTGGAATAAACTTTTCATCACAATAGTAGCATAAGCCCTTCTCTCTTCATTCTTGTGCCACTTGATTAGTAATTTTGCGAAAAGATGCTAGTTGGGCATTGGAACCAGTATTTATTCTGTGACTTTATGATGGCCCCAACACTCCAGCCATGGGTTGGGTGATGCCTTTGCTATCACTAAGGTTGGTACTGACTATATTGGGAGGGGGGCTCTCTTGTGCAATTGATTCCTTTCCTCAATCAATCTCACCACTCTTATGGTATTTGCCAAGGTATAGGgttgtttaattttaacatcCAAACGAATCTCATCCTGAAGTTCTGCAATAAaacaaccaattaaaaaattttctgGCGGGCCATCAACTTGATGTGAGAGTCTCTCAAAAGCCTTTTGGTATGCTGCCATCATCGTGTTTTGTTTAAGATGAGTCAAGTTTTCTGATGGGTCCTCATAGTTGGTTGGACCGAATCATTGTTGTACAGCCTTGATAAACTCATCCCATGTTAGAGGTCCGCGAAACTTGATCAACCACTTATACCACTGTAAAGCAATGCTCTTTAGATAGAAAAAGGTCAGTTGAACCTGCTAGTTTggcacaatattttaaaatgttataagTTCATCCAGTTGGATCATCTCCATTAAATTTTATAGCTGATGGTTATTAATGAGGTGAAGGTGAGTTAGCTATTGGTGTAAAGACTCTATATTAGCAAAGGGGTTGATTTAAAGAGAATTAGTGTTGAGGTTACGAGTAGCAAGAAAAGCTTCAAGTTATGTCAATACCATTTATAAGGTACGTAATATTAACTTgatcaaagctcaactcatgtcGAACTAGGATTTCCTTCACTTCAGTGTGAAACTTCGTGTTTGATTTACAGCAAGCATACATGGTCGAAACTAGGAATAACAAGGAATGACTAAGAATAACCTGGCTCAAATATCACTGATAGAATTAATTTAcggaaaaggaaaaatagagaGAAGTAGTATGTGATTGGAGTTAATTTTAAGCATTTCTCTATTAAAATATCCTTTGGCATTTATAGCCACACAATATATAACAGAATTAACAAACAAATAGCAAAGAGTTACACCACTATTCCACTTCTAACCAATAACTACTGAACCACGTTGTTGCCCACCCCGCACCACTACATGTTCCTGCAGCTTGATCTATGGCATGATCCCACGTTTTCTTGGGCATATCTCCTGGGCATGATCTTCTAGCCACGTTCTTGTGCATATCACACATCACGTATCACGTCAGATCGTATTTATATATCTTCAAAACGGACTGTTACAGCAAATAATTCGTATTTATGAAGTTGGGCTAAGAAAGGATGTCCGAAAGTAATCTACTGGACAGTACGATTTTTGGATCAAAGAGaacaaatcatttaaaataatgagaaagcATAATCTCTAACTAAAAACTATTAAGGGATTTGTGATATGAACAAGGCACTGATTTTTTAAGCAGTTTTCTCTTCTAATATATCTTCCTTCTTCTTACTTGTGTTTATCTCGTTTATCTTGTCGAGTCTTTGAATTCTTGTCTGTGCTTAAGTAGTTAAGCTTGACACCATCCTCTTCTTGTCTGTGCTGTtaagtttttaggcttgacctCGTACTCCACGCAACAACAAAGCTATATGATATGAACAGACATTGATTTTCTTAGAAATCTCTAATCATACTTCTCAATTCCCCCTGCTTTTCTTCTTCACCTTCCCCCTTTCTCGTCTTGACTTGGGCTCGAGTCTGGTGATCTTGTTTCTGCTGAATTTCTCAAGCTTGACATCTTCTTCCACCTTCCTTCTGGGCTTGAAAACCTCAGTGATAGAGGGATCCAACAGATCACTGGAGCAGCTAACAGAGACACCCATAGCAGTGGCCTCTTCCCATAGCTCTCTACCCCTTTCAAAATCCCCACCTTTACAAAGCTTTGGTATCAAAATATCATATACAGGCCCGTAACCACCCAACGAGCTTGTCTTCATTCGTTCAAATAACTCAAGGGCATAACTCACCCTCTCAACTCCACAAAGAACACCAATCAAATTATAGTAAAACTTGCGATCTGGCAGCAGCCCCTGTCCAATCATCTCATCAACTATCTCATTTCCTTTACCGAATCTGCCAGTCAGATACATCACTTTTGCAACAAGAAAATAACTAACCCAATCAGGAGCACAACCTGTTGTTTTCATTGTCTCAAGCATCCTATACGATTCCTTGACTCTTCTTGCTCTCCCAAGACAAGAAAGCAATGTATTGTAACTAATTGAGTTTGGCTCAATCCTATATGATCTCATTTCCATCATCACATTCAAAGCTTCAGGGACAAGTCCAGATGGATTGCGTTTAAGATTTCTTTCGCAAAGGCACTTGAGAAAAgaattataacaaaataaatctgGGATTAACCCATCTCCCTTCATCTCTTGGATAATCTTTCGAGCTTCCTTCACGTTCTCCTGCACGGACCACCCATACAAAAGACACCTATAAACAACACAAGGCTCTAAACCGGTTATCTTATTATTCTTATGGTGCAAAAACACTCCTTGTGCTTTCTTAGCATGCCCTTTCGCACAAAGAGCGCTTATAATGGCAGTGACAGCAAAACCATCTTGTGGGCACTTGAACTTTTCCAAGTTCTTGAATATACCCAACGCCTCATCTTCTCTCCCCAGTTTAACCAAAGTCTCAGCTACAATAGCAAAAGTTTGTGGGTCCATTACGCGGCCTTCCTTCCTTAAATCCGAAATCAAAATACACATTCCTGTGTGATCCTTCTTCTCGGCCAAAACTCGAATGACATGATTGAAATCATCATCTTTCAGTTTTTCAGAATCCAAAACTTTATTGGACCATagaaaaaatctcaatattCTTCTAGAAGGAGCCTCATGTTTGCAGGAATTTATAATTTGTGTAACAAGAGGAAATGTTAACTGacctttaaattgatttaaactCAACTCTAAGTCATCCAAACCACCAATCCAGCTCGAAATAACTTTACACACTTCTTGCAGCTCAAGTGGCAGTTGGTTATGCTGCTGCTTTGTGGAATAGAAAGGAGGCTTAGATTTGTTAGTTTTAACGTTTTGGAACAAAAAGCCAGCCCATCTTGATTTCCAGAAGCAAtgcatctttctttttctttgaggAAATTCCCCGAACAACTGGTGTGTGTTAAAACTTAAGATCTGTATTGCTAGCCtccttgtttattattttttaaacagtaTCTAGACTGGAAGTACAGGGTAGGGAACTGGCCAGGAAGAGGAGGGAGGGAGTGTGTCCGTTTTATTTGAAcgagtattttattttttaggcagCAGAGAAAATCATCCTCCTCAAGGACCGAGGCTATGTTGGCACGAGGGAAAAGACTCTTTCTTCCAGGGTGTTTAAAAATGTGGTTgctgttatttttaaaagtgtttttcattcagaaaaacatgtcaataatttttttttttttttttttaaattatttttgagatcagcacatcaaaataatttgaaaacatcaaaaacatattaatttaaagcaaaaaaaaaaattttgaattttttaaaaagcactttTCCACCACAACGCCAAACACCCCCGAATTTCTATATGATAAATCAAATTTAGGAAGGAAAAAATCGTTAAAAAGGGAAAATTTTGATTCCCCCCCCCCACAGTTTTTTACTTTCACTTTACATTTTTCACAATAAAACTATATTatctaatgatttttaaatttttattttatttaaaattattatatatattaaggagAAATTTTATAGTATTTCAGAAATAATCGATAATATTTTAtagcatttttttataatgatattggTGCTACCGAGGGTGTTGATGCTAAGGGTGTTGAGATTAGTTAGAGTAGCATGACTTAATTATGCCTCTAGTAGCTAGCACTTTTTAAGTCAGGAGTCGTACTTGATTAATTAACTACTGGAAATCTGGTTGAGCAGAAGTACTCGCCTCACCATGCTGAGTTGTTACATGTTTAAACTTGGTTATATCAAATTTACCTGTTATGAAACGATCTGGAATGTCTATAACAAGTTAGGGAAAGCAcactaaagattttttttattagattctcATAAACGACATTAAATGATGAAGCATGAAAATCAGAAGTATTTATAGGATAATGTTTTTAGTAGTTGAATCATAGATTGGTTAAGTGTCTTTGTAAATAGCTCATTTCTCCAATGTTATGATAAACTTTCTTAATAAATGCTTCTGGATACTTGCAAAAAGTGCTCTTAGGGTGTTTGAGGACCCTTCGATGATAAAGTTGGCAATTTAATAGAGAAAAGGTGTGATAGATATATTTAAAGagcttttaattttaagattttgattGTCTTTGTGTTGAAATTTATATCTTATTAATATGAGAAAAAACTTGTCATTTACTTGGTAATTCAGGAGGTATTTATAGCCTTAaaaccttgtttttttcttgggtgGAAGAGCTAAAGATTAATTTCACCATGATGATATTTATGAGGGACAATATATCCCTTACATGAGCATTAATAATCTCTTGAGCTCTGGTTTACAGCAAAgcacattatttttcttgggctTGAGTGTTTCTACataaacctttaatttttttttggaaacgtGTAAAAAATATTGGGCCTATGACCATTATGGGTTTGATGCCAAAAAGAGAGAAATCTTAATCcgtgataaaaatatttgaagaatttattaggaaaatattttactaggctttttatctattataatatattacaaTATTTGTATTATGcacaaaattatattctttataaCATATACATGATGTGTGCGTAGGAGAGAtacaataaatttctttttcttcaaaccAATCATAAGCCGtgtaaaaaaagatgtttacttaactattttttaaacaatgatTGCAATTTAAAGGAGAAGATCGTTGTGTATTATATTTGTGTAACATCCTACGTGGATGTAGTGTaactattataaatataaatagaataaaaaaatttggaagtatatataaaaagtaatgaGCTTAATTTCCatgtttaattaagaaaatgttaattaattccTGAGGTACAATGGAAGAAGAATCCAGGCATGGAGCATAAGAATAATTCCTGAGGCACAATCAGATGCAGCTGACATGGGCAATACATACAATGTTAATACATTCACAAACcaattgatataattttgtaGTGGAGCATGCCTAATTTTTGTCCcagattttttcaataaatactaAAAGATAACAATGTTTTATTATCCATCTTTTCACCGTTCATCTAAatacaaattattataaattgaaacagtataataataacattatttttctaaaaaaacttgCTATGCAATGAGGGATAAGATTATCTCTTTGAGGGATATATTTagcattcaaaaaataatttgagataaAATGGCCCGTTCAGATTTTTTgagttataatataaatatcaatttacctTTCAAGGcataaaattttaacctttGAGTTAAAGGCTTTTAatgattcttattcttattcttattaaatttgaagaaaaaaattattactataagaaaaactatagatttgatttgaaatataaaattaaaaattataaaaacttggatcagacatgtttaatattattattaataatataaatattattaatttcattattatgagtataattattaataaaaaaatttaaaaatattattactattaaaaaaaacataaattttatttgaagagtaaaattaaaaattattattattattattatcatagataaatttgaacaaaaatattattactattgaagtaaaacaataaatttgatttgaagtaattaaaaataataaaaaattgggtcggtaaatttaatattataatgaatataaaaaaatattattatttgtattaaaattaaaattattattattattaaaataagtattaataaattttttaaaaaatattgttactattgaaaaacaaccacggatttgatataaattgtaaaattaaaaattattattattataactattatttatataattattaataaatttgaaaaaataaattattactattagaaaaaaatagtaatatgaTCACACCTAGGGTTCACACAGTCACACTTTATGAACTAGGATCTGACAAAGAAGCTAAATCACAATAACTTTGATCTTGCAAGAGCACTATACCCAAATAACTTGGGTCAGGCAAGGCAGCAAACCCAAGTTAataatcatcattattattattgttgttgttgttgttgttgttgttgttgttgttgttgttgttcttattattattattattattattattattattattattattattattattattattattattgttgttgttgttgttgttgttgttgttgttgttgttgttgttgttgttgttgttgttgttgttgttgttgttaatattaatttttttaaaatatattattattattattattattgaataaaaaatcatggatttaatttgaagggtaaaattaaaaaactataaaaagttGGGTCAcacatgtttaatattatttttaatattaagaatattattatcataaatttgatttgaaggataaaattaaaaaaaaaagtattattgttattattaaaataattattaataaattaaaaaaatattgttactattaaaaaacaatcatagatttgatttgaatggtaaaattaaaaattattattaatattatttatataattattaatttttttaaaaaaaacatttttactattaaaaaaaatagtaatacaaTCACACCTAGGTGTGGCCATACCACGTCTCAGGAATTAGGGTCTGACAAGGATACCAGATCAAGATAACTTGAGTATGACATGTAACTTAGGTTAGGGAGAGTAACCAGACCCAAGTTAATAATCAttactattaataataattattaataatgattgttagtattattcttattattactaataataaatttaaaaatatatttttattattaaaaaaaaatatataaatttgatttgaaaagtaaaatttgaaattattattattatttctttttatatgattatcaataaattttctaaaaatattactattattaaaaaaaaccaatataatgACACCTGAAAATAGGATATGGATTAGACTCCCTCGCTGTCATCTTTCATATTCATGtgtctagagagagagagagtgtgtctATCTCTATGGACTCATGCTTTTCAACTTTGAATctgaaataattttgatatgttaattttaaaaattattttttaaaaataaaaaatattattttaatatatttttaaataaaaaaatattttcaactgtAATCATAACTATAATTTCAACCAAAAGAGTTACACTATAAAtaacccaaaatatatataaaaaaaaacgccAGGATTTGGATCCttaaatagttaaataaaaatcattagaaaACTCTATTACTCGGGCATTGttcctattaaaaaataaattcaaattttcatattaaagaaataaatcaaaatcatggTTGGATTTAGTACAATTAGATTAATATTAATGGGTAGAACAATGCCTCCCTctaaataggaaaaagaaatgattaatttatctaaagttagaaaataaaagaaatttaattaaaattactcGGTATAAgtatacaaaatttatttttctcttgattGGGAAAAAAGGTTGATTTTCCATGATTGTAAATTTAATCAATATTAAAGAACCAGaattcgttgattttttttaagtaattaatattaaatacattaaattaatattattggtTAGTACTcgtttttttgtgattttaatttaatttctttaatattcaaaaacttggttttctatttttatttttatattcaaaaaattgTATAGGGGCACAACCCTTTGAAAATCAAGATTATAGAGGCAAAATGTGGCATTAACACGCATTCTGTTAAAGAACAAGAACTGATATATACTATTGAAAGGAATGTAGAACGCATAAAAGATttcatcagatttttttttaccagaactacatgataaaacaaaaaaaatatatgtttaatgaattgacttttttatattgtttgtataatattatgtttttgaagtgattttttatctaaaaattttaatatatatatatataaaaagtaattagggacatcttattatttattttttatgaattattttaaagaaataaaaagatacaactagataaaaaatagattgaaaaatattcttataaaataatttatatagagTAACCAGTAGAATATTACTGATTTCAtgattatcataaaaattttatacaatgcataCACTTTTATAAGATTTTGTTAGCTATTTTTAACGAAATATTGACACAAGGAAAACATTGAAATTGTCAACATTCGATTAAATTATCACTCATTTGGTAAAAGAATGTATTGTTAATAAACATGCATAGGGTAGAGAGGGTTTTTAGAGTGAGCCCAAATGCTATGTTACTATGCTAGTTTGTTTGGGAGtatgattataattgtttttttaaaatatttttatgttgaaatatattaaaatgatatttttttattttttaaaaattatttttaaaattagcatattaaaatgatttaaaatataaaaaaaataattttttataaaaataaaataaaatttattaaaaacacgGTTTGCCGTTCCACAGGGAAAAGTTTAAAAATGagattaaaatttactttttgaaatttaaatttgcttactcttctttctttctttttttttggaaaagatgCGCATCATGCTTGGTGTAATCATTAGCCTGAAaagtaagttttaaaattactccaaataatattatttttttcaagtctcCCTCATCCTTTTTGTCTTAAATCTACACcgaataatttctttatttatctatcaccaataattgataataatttgattattttctcttccttagtagtataaaaaaataacttttgtgtTCTTAAAATtacttatataataattatattttttttatttttttttatcaaatactatctaaaatttaatatgcatgataaaaatgaatctcaaaaattcaaaatgtgaGTATTCTTGAgatgtgtgtttgatattaaatatataatatttttaaaaattattttttaattaaaagtatatgaaataattttttttttaaaaaaatatttttaatattttcatatcaaattaatttaatattttttaaataaaatttaattttaaaaacatctaaaaccAAAAAGTTTCATGGTTCCCAACATGATTTAGTGTGCTCTCATATCCGAGCTGGGCCTGTCGTCACCGCGAAGGTAACTTCAACCACAGAAGGATTAATATATAGGCAATCCCAAGTTAAATAAACGGGAGAAAATCACATGCAACTCTAGGTAGTCTttttttagagggtgtttgggagtgtggtagcggttgctttttaaatagcttttcgtgccgaaaagcatgccaataatgttttttcattttttaaaaatcatttttgacatcagcacatcaaaacgatccaaaaagtacaaaccacactcaattttagcaaaaaaaaaaaattgaattttttcgaaaagccggtttggccgcaatgccaaacaggtACCAGGAATTTTCAGATTTTacgtattaaattattttagtttgtttatttttgtattttaaaatatttaaaaaaataattttttttttattttttgcttcaaattaataatttttttatattttcaaatcattttgatacgttgatatcaaaaataattttttaaaaataaaaaatatattattttaatgtattttcgagtaaaaaacACGTTGAAAAGTAATTgcaaccacactttcaaacagacaaaatatcaaagacttatatttattttttactggaAAATAGCATTCTTTATATTTCACAACATTCTTGTTTTGTAAGGGAATGTGATTCTCCAATCTTATAAAATGAGGGAATCTCATATGGGTatcgtttggcattgcgtttgTACCTgcgtttcatcaaattttgattttttttttttttgctaaaattgagtgcagtttgtactttttagatcgttttgatgtgctgatatcaaaaataatttttaaaaaataaaaaaatattatttgcatgtatttcggcacgaaaagctattagAAGTACTCACCTCACCATGTTGAGCTGTTACATGTTTAGGCCTAGTTGTATTATAGTTACTTGTCATGGAACAATCTATAATGTTTATAACAAGTTGGGGAAAGCACACTAAGGATTTTTTATCAGATTCTCATAGATGACGTCAATTGATAAAGTATTAAGATTAGAAGTATTTATAGGATAAGGTTTTTTAGTGATTGAATTATAGATTGGTTAAGTGTCTTTGTAAATAGCTCATTCTCTTCTTTTAGGGTATTTGAGGACTTTTTGATGGTAAAGTTAGCAATTTAATAGAGAAAAAGTGTGATAGATACACTTAAAGGGTTTTTAATTCTCAGATTTTGGTTGTCTTTGTGTTGAATTTATATCTTAttaatgtaagaaaaaattgttatttatctAATAGTTCAAGAGGTATTTATAGCCTTAaaaccttgtttttttcttggatgaAAAAGTTAGAAAGTAATTTCACCATAACGATATTTATGAGGGATAACATATCCCTTACATCAGCATTAATGATCATTAATAGGAAAAAATATCTCTTTAGCTCTGGTTGACAACCGaacccatcatttttcttgggctGGAGATGACCattattgatgtaaaaaaaaaaaaaaagaaatcttaaTTGATccgtaataaaaatatttgatgaatttattaggaaaatattttactaggctttttatctattat
The genomic region above belongs to Populus alba chromosome 12, ASM523922v2, whole genome shotgun sequence and contains:
- the LOC118029005 gene encoding pentatricopeptide repeat-containing protein At5g61370, mitochondrial encodes the protein MHCFWKSRWAGFLFQNVKTNKSKPPFYSTKQQHNQLPLELQEVCKVISSWIGGLDDLELSLNQFKGQLTFPLVTQIINSCKHEAPSRRILRFFLWSNKVLDSEKLKDDDFNHVIRVLAEKKDHTGMCILISDLRKEGRVMDPQTFAIVAETLVKLGREDEALGIFKNLEKFKCPQDGFAVTAIISALCAKGHAKKAQGVFLHHKNNKITGLEPCVVYRCLLYGWSVQENVKEARKIIQEMKGDGLIPDLFCYNSFLKCLCERNLKRNPSGLVPEALNVMMEMRSYRIEPNSISYNTLLSCLGRARRVKESYRMLETMKTTGCAPDWVSYFLVAKVMYLTGRFGKGNEIVDEMIGQGLLPDRKFYYNLIGVLCGVERVSYALELFERMKTSSLGGYGPVYDILIPKLCKGGDFERGRELWEEATAMGVSVSCSSDLLDPSITEVFKPRRKVEEDVKLEKFSRNKITRLEPKSRRERGKVKKKSRGN